In Deferribacter autotrophicus, a single genomic region encodes these proteins:
- a CDS encoding adenylosuccinate synthase has product MPCSVVLGAQWGDEGKGKVVDIYTAESDVVVRYQGGHNAGHTVVIKGEQYILHLIPSGIMHEDKVNIIGNGVVVDPEALIQEIEDLKSKGINFEGRFFLSKRCHLIMPYHKLFDKHSEQKKGSKKIGTTGRGIGPTYADKMARVGIRVCDLFDDEVLKEKIFENVEEVNSIAEKIYGLEKLDANKIYDTYKKYGEYLKPYVAETSYLINKLYDEGKKIMMEGAQGTLLDVDHGTYPFVTSSNATAGGACTGTGLSPVKISKVIGVMKAYTTRVGSGPFPTELEDDMGERLRRVGGEYGATTGRPRRCGWLDLVAAKYSVIINGISYIALTKLDVLSGLEKIKVCVGYKYEDKIYDTFPPELKILEGCEPVYEELEGWSEDITNVKSYDDLPVNAKKYLDFIKDYLGIEYSLVSLGTDREQTILVNNVF; this is encoded by the coding sequence ATGCCATGTAGTGTTGTGTTAGGTGCCCAATGGGGCGATGAAGGTAAAGGTAAAGTTGTTGATATTTATACTGCTGAAAGTGATGTAGTTGTAAGATACCAGGGTGGGCATAATGCAGGCCACACAGTGGTTATAAAGGGTGAGCAGTATATTTTACATCTAATACCATCTGGGATCATGCATGAGGATAAGGTTAATATTATTGGTAATGGTGTTGTCGTTGACCCTGAAGCTTTAATTCAAGAGATTGAGGATTTGAAATCAAAAGGGATAAATTTTGAAGGGAGATTTTTTCTAAGTAAGAGATGTCACCTAATTATGCCATATCATAAGCTTTTTGATAAGCATTCAGAGCAGAAAAAAGGTTCAAAAAAGATCGGTACCACTGGTAGAGGCATTGGTCCCACTTATGCTGACAAAATGGCAAGAGTAGGAATAAGGGTATGTGATCTGTTTGATGATGAAGTTTTGAAGGAAAAGATTTTTGAGAATGTGGAAGAGGTCAATAGCATTGCTGAAAAAATTTATGGACTTGAAAAACTGGATGCTAATAAAATTTATGACACGTATAAAAAGTATGGAGAATATTTGAAGCCTTACGTAGCTGAGACAAGTTATCTTATCAATAAGCTTTATGACGAAGGGAAAAAAATAATGATGGAGGGGGCCCAGGGGACGCTTCTTGATGTGGATCATGGGACTTATCCATTTGTGACTTCAAGTAATGCAACAGCTGGTGGAGCTTGCACCGGTACAGGTTTGTCTCCTGTTAAAATTAGTAAAGTTATTGGAGTTATGAAGGCTTATACCACAAGAGTTGGTAGCGGTCCATTCCCTACAGAACTTGAAGATGATATGGGTGAGAGACTTAGAAGAGTGGGTGGAGAATATGGAGCTACCACTGGAAGACCAAGAAGATGTGGTTGGCTTGATCTTGTGGCAGCGAAGTATTCTGTTATAATAAATGGGATAAGTTATATCGCACTTACCAAATTGGATGTGTTAAGTGGTTTGGAAAAAATAAAGGTGTGTGTAGGTTACAAATACGAAGATAAAATTTATGATACATTTCCTCCAGAACTAAAAATATTAGAAGGATGTGAGCCGGTTTATGAAGAGTTGGAGGGATGGTCTGAAGATATAACCAATGTGAAAAGTTATGATGACCTTCCAGTGAATGCGAAGAAGTATTTAGATTTTATTAAAGATTATCTTGGCATTGAGTACTCACTTGTTTCATTAGGAACTGATAGAGAGCAGACGATACTTGTTAACAATGTATTTTAA
- a CDS encoding helix-turn-helix domain-containing protein: protein MKNYKDKIFLFVKDQFEGDVKAFQGYIQMNKLKLEDVAKLVGLSIDMTIRNMRRHGIVPYTELSNARKEYVCQYCGKTFYNYKHREKDSRNIYCSIKCRIDANRKTFSYKKFRFDITKYEFTKPLPELGDYTSITGFRRKQFVNRDKINHFFFQKGIVDEKTAYLFGLFLSDGSIGRTNTSYYIRIGLADEDLVKLISKLIDSKYPIKVTHFENKKSIYILRVYSWYLYHDLQCLGCGERKTYYANYPYIEDDNLHKHFIRGVLDGDGSWYMHNGSLNLSFCSNDKLLFGITKVIDKILGITPTSLYYPEKGNMKTFCKIEYSPISTIKIRDWIYEDAKIFLQRKRNKAYDIKIYYTVRDVADACGVSVSYIIKLIKEEKIDCYRDGKRIKFTEKQYNQVIDYIVNRKKLYPAHFPKYSWLYRFNN from the coding sequence ATGAAAAATTATAAAGATAAAATATTTTTATTTGTAAAAGATCAGTTTGAAGGGGATGTTAAAGCCTTTCAAGGTTACATACAAATGAATAAGTTAAAACTTGAGGATGTGGCTAAGCTTGTTGGCCTTAGCATTGATATGACAATACGCAATATGAGAAGGCATGGTATTGTGCCTTATACGGAGTTGTCAAACGCAAGAAAAGAATATGTCTGTCAGTATTGCGGTAAAACTTTTTATAACTATAAACACAGAGAAAAAGATAGCAGGAATATCTACTGTTCTATAAAGTGCCGTATTGATGCTAATCGAAAAACCTTTTCTTATAAGAAGTTTAGATTTGATATTACCAAATATGAATTTACCAAGCCGTTACCGGAGTTAGGTGATTATACATCAATAACTGGTTTTCGAAGGAAACAATTTGTTAACAGGGATAAGATTAACCATTTCTTTTTTCAAAAAGGAATTGTAGATGAAAAAACTGCTTATTTGTTTGGATTATTTTTATCAGATGGAAGTATTGGCAGAACAAATACTTCTTACTATATTAGAATTGGTCTTGCTGATGAAGATCTTGTAAAGCTTATTTCTAAGTTAATAGATTCTAAATATCCGATTAAAGTAACACATTTTGAAAACAAAAAAAGTATTTATATATTAAGAGTATACAGCTGGTATCTTTATCACGATCTTCAATGTCTCGGTTGTGGAGAAAGAAAAACTTACTATGCTAATTATCCCTATATAGAAGATGACAACTTACATAAACATTTCATCAGAGGTGTTCTCGATGGCGATGGCAGTTGGTACATGCATAATGGTAGTTTGAATTTGTCATTTTGTAGTAATGATAAACTGCTTTTTGGTATAACCAAAGTAATCGATAAAATACTTGGGATAACACCAACATCTTTATATTATCCCGAAAAAGGTAATATGAAAACCTTTTGTAAAATTGAATATTCACCTATATCAACAATAAAAATAAGGGATTGGATTTATGAAGATGCGAAAATCTTTTTACAAAGAAAACGGAATAAAGCTTATGATATAAAAATATATTATACGGTACGGGATGTTGCTGATGCCTGTGGAGTGTCTGTGTCTTATATCATCAAACTAATAAAAGAGGAAAAAATTGATTGTTATAGGGATGGAAAGAGAATTAAGTTTACAGAAAAACAGTATAATCAAGTAATTGATTATATTGTAAATAGGAAGAAACTTTATCCAGCCCATTTTCCGAAATACAGTTGGCTGTACAGATTTAATAATTGA
- a CDS encoding helix-turn-helix transcriptional regulator, translated as MFQEKLLKLSEVLKIIPVSKSTWYEGIKKGVFPPPIKLGRSSFWKSSDILKLIEEAPRAAI; from the coding sequence ATGTTTCAAGAGAAACTTTTAAAACTTTCAGAAGTACTTAAGATTATTCCTGTTTCAAAATCAACATGGTATGAAGGTATTAAGAAAGGTGTTTTCCCACCACCTATTAAACTTGGTAGGAGCAGTTTTTGGAAATCAAGTGATATTTTAAAACTTATTGAAGAAGCACCTCGTGCTGCTATCTAA
- a CDS encoding ATP phosphoribosyltransferase regulatory subunit: MSLALKRAKKLNKIIEILSNIFEENGYTEIFLPLYEFYDVLKDVAWDFKDENIIRFIDRFSGKSMVLRPDFTPQVCRFVSLYMREYPLPIRVSYKGRVFRNVDLNKGLKSEKYQVGCELFGVKEFLGDTEILFMAYNSIKNLGIDDFKIIIGDSFLVNEILKHFNNNEYILKCLKQKSINGLKELKNKNVIDENDYDFLISLIKSFGDREVVKSLVQNKDIPAPFIKRLEYVNELLENLVQAGIPEDCIVFDASEMRGFDYYTGINFDIISSSGDILCGGGRYDNLMNKYDFPLQACGFAINVEELLSYLKFEDDDLSYDYLIVGEERFFEALKLKQKGYKVIWVLEENEANKMPQYYKFGKIIK; the protein is encoded by the coding sequence TTTTACCTCTTTATGAGTTTTATGATGTATTAAAAGATGTCGCATGGGATTTTAAAGATGAGAATATTATAAGGTTTATAGACAGGTTTAGTGGCAAATCGATGGTTCTCCGCCCGGATTTTACGCCGCAGGTATGTAGATTTGTTTCCCTTTACATGAGAGAATATCCGTTGCCCATAAGGGTATCATATAAGGGAAGAGTGTTTAGAAATGTTGATTTGAATAAGGGATTGAAATCAGAAAAATATCAGGTTGGTTGTGAACTTTTTGGTGTAAAGGAGTTTTTAGGTGATACGGAAATCTTATTTATGGCGTATAATTCGATTAAAAATCTGGGAATAGATGATTTTAAAATTATCATAGGGGATAGTTTTTTAGTTAATGAGATTTTGAAGCATTTTAATAACAATGAATATATTCTCAAATGTTTAAAGCAAAAAAGTATAAATGGATTAAAAGAGTTAAAGAATAAAAATGTAATTGATGAAAATGATTATGATTTTTTGATTAGTTTGATAAAATCTTTTGGTGATAGAGAAGTTGTTAAAAGTTTGGTTCAAAATAAAGATATACCAGCACCTTTTATAAAAAGACTTGAATATGTAAATGAGCTTTTGGAAAACCTTGTACAGGCAGGTATTCCAGAGGATTGTATAGTTTTTGATGCCAGTGAAATGAGAGGTTTCGATTATTATACGGGGATAAATTTTGATATAATTTCCTCTTCAGGTGATATACTTTGTGGTGGCGGTAGATATGACAATCTGATGAACAAGTATGATTTTCCTCTGCAAGCCTGTGGTTTTGCCATAAATGTGGAGGAGTTATTAAGTTATCTCAAGTTTGAAGATGATGATTTGAGTTATGATTATCTTATTGTGGGAGAAGAAAGATTTTTTGAGGCATTAAAATTAAAACAAAAAGGATATAAAGTTATTTGGGTTTTAGAGGAAAATGAGGCAAATAAAATGCCTCAGTATTATAAGTTTGGAAAAATAATTAAGTGA
- a CDS encoding tyrosine-type recombinase/integrase — translation MKKITDAKIRSLKPKSKNYRINVAERLFLEVRKNGKKFWRYRYKKNNGKYTMKSLGEYPHILLADAKKKAGELTERLEKGLPIDGINSSFGNLFYEWLEKQDYEETTKESKIRIFEKDIAPYLGKIDVNDITPQLLIACFKRIENRKAYEIIKKAKIICNKVFEYAIALGITDRNPVSLIGGALPSRAERNFPAITNPTDLKRLIELIDNYHGTYIVKLALKFLLYTFGRPGMVRFVEWDEIDFENKVWNVPAEKMKGRKGKKRPHIVPLSDQVVEILKKAHAISGHISKYVFPSPINMNKPLSENTLNTALRRMGISNKELVSHGFRHIASTFLHEMGFPSLVIEKQLAHTDKNKVRQVYNKAEYLSMRKELMQFWADYLDELKFSDRPFIKRIKNSFILSNNIEKVYVSA, via the coding sequence ATGAAAAAAATAACGGATGCAAAGATAAGATCACTAAAACCAAAAAGCAAAAATTATAGAATCAATGTTGCAGAAAGACTTTTTTTAGAAGTAAGAAAAAATGGAAAAAAATTTTGGCGGTATAGATATAAAAAAAATAATGGTAAGTATACAATGAAGTCATTGGGAGAATATCCTCATATTTTACTGGCTGATGCTAAGAAAAAAGCTGGTGAATTAACTGAAAGATTAGAAAAAGGCTTACCAATTGATGGTATTAACAGTTCATTTGGAAATTTGTTTTACGAATGGCTGGAAAAACAAGACTATGAGGAAACAACTAAAGAAAGTAAGATCAGAATATTTGAAAAAGATATTGCACCTTATCTTGGTAAAATTGATGTAAATGATATAACACCTCAATTGTTAATAGCCTGTTTTAAAAGAATTGAGAACCGTAAGGCATACGAAATAATCAAGAAAGCAAAAATAATTTGTAACAAAGTATTTGAATACGCCATAGCTTTGGGTATCACTGATAGAAATCCAGTATCCTTAATTGGCGGTGCTTTACCATCCCGTGCAGAGAGAAATTTTCCTGCAATCACTAACCCTACCGACCTCAAACGATTAATTGAACTAATTGATAATTATCATGGAACTTATATTGTAAAATTAGCTTTAAAATTTCTGTTGTATACTTTTGGGCGTCCGGGAATGGTTCGCTTTGTAGAATGGGATGAAATAGATTTTGAAAATAAAGTATGGAATGTCCCCGCTGAAAAGATGAAAGGTAGAAAAGGTAAAAAAAGACCGCATATTGTTCCATTATCAGATCAAGTTGTTGAAATTTTGAAAAAAGCTCATGCGATTTCCGGACATATTAGCAAATATGTTTTCCCATCACCTATAAACATGAATAAACCTTTAAGTGAGAATACACTTAACACTGCTTTAAGAAGAATGGGAATTTCCAATAAAGAATTGGTTAGCCACGGTTTTCGTCATATAGCATCAACCTTTTTACACGAAATGGGATTTCCATCTTTAGTTATTGAGAAGCAACTTGCTCACACTGATAAAAACAAAGTTCGTCAAGTATATAATAAAGCGGAATATTTAAGCATGAGAAAAGAATTAATGCAGTTTTGGGCAGATTATTTGGATGAACTTAAATTTTCTGACAGACCATTTATTAAAAGGATTAAAAATTCTTTCATATTGTCAAACAATATAGAAAAGGTGTACGTATCCGCATAA